The nucleotide window TGGACGGATAACACGTTCTTGCCTTACGATTTCGGTACTTACGCCTTTGTGTATGACAAAAATAAAGTGAAAAATCCGCCGAAAAGCCTGAAAGAATTGGTAGAGCGGGAAGATTTACGAGTGATCTATCAAGATCCGCGCACCAGCAGCGTGGGACGTGGTTTGTTAGTGTGGATGAATACGGTTTATTCAGCAGACCAAGTGGCACAAGCCTGGCAACAACTTGCCAAACACACAGTTACAGTGGGCAAGGGCTGGTCTGACACTTACGGCGCATTCCTGAAAGGGGAGGCGGATGTCGTATTAAGTTACACCACTTCGCCGTTATATCACCAATTATTTGAAAATAAAGAGAATTATGCGGCAACCACGTTTGCTGAAGGCAATGTGATGCAAGTGGAATTGGCTGCGCGAATCGCGGAGCATAAAAATCAATGTGCTGATCACTTCATGGATTTTTTGGTGACACAGGAAGCGCAAAAACAGATTGTCACGGCAAACGTGATGTTCCCGGTGATCCAAGCGCCGGTTGAACCGCACTTTGATGCCCTAAAAGAAAATGTGTTGAAGCAGTCTTTCTTGAATACCTCCAATGTTAGCCCGGAAATGTTGCGGAGTTGGATTCATCAATGGCAAACCACATTAACTAAATAATTTGAACGATGTTTTGGTTGTCTCGTTCATTGTTTACCCGCTTATTTTTTTCTAGCCCGCAATTCCGCCCGCGTCATTATGTGGGCGGAGTTAGCGTTATTTTGCTTATTTCGTTGCTTTATGGCTTTGCCATGCGTGCCGTGTTGGCGCAGGGCACTGAATTTCAGTGGCAACAGTTCTTTGCCGATCGCTATTTGCATCATGTTATTGCTTTTAGCTTTGGGCAAGCGTTGCTTTCTGCGTTGTTATCCCTGTTCTTCGGCGTGCTACTCGCTCGCGCTTTTTATTATGTGGAATTTGTCGGCAAAGCCTTTTTGCTGAAAATCATGTCGCTGACTTTTGTGTTGCCGGTGTTGGTGGCGATTTTCGGCTTAATTGGCATTTATGGCGCCTCCGGTTGGATTGCACAACTCTTGCATTTTTTTGACCGCACTTGGACGGGCAGCATTTACGGCTTGTCGGGGATTTTAATTGCGCATCTTTTCTTTAACATCCCGCTGGCAACCAAACTGTTTTTACAAAGTTTGGAAAGCATTCCTTATGAACAGCATCAGCTGGCAGCTCAACTGAATATTCGTGGTTGGCGTTTTGTGCGATTGGTGGAATGGTATGCACTGCGTCGGCAGATGTTGCCGACTTTCAGCTTGATTTTCATGCTCTGTTTTACCAGTTTTACGGTGGTGCTTACCTTAGGTGGTGGGCCGCAATATACCACGCTAGAAACGGCGATTTATCAGGCGATTTTATTTGAATTTGATTTGCCGAAAGCAGCTGTGTTTGCCTTATTGCAGTTTGTGTTTTGTTTGTTGCTATTTACGTTTAGCAGTCTGTTCAATAACGCTTCACAAACCACGTTAAGCAGCCCATATCGTTGGCTGAGCCCATCGAAAAGTGCGGTCAAATTTTTCCATGTTTTTTTACTCGGCGTTTTTGTGTGTTTTATGTTGTCACCGTTGTTAAATATTTTGTTTAGCGCACTGACATCAGGCAAATGGCTGACAGCGTGGCACAATCCGCAACTGTGGAAAGCCTTAACCTACTCGTTAACTATTGCGCCTGCGTCCGCTTTGCTGGCATTGCTCATGGCGGTGGCATTGTTGTTATTATCACGCCGTTTGCAATGGCTCTATTATGTAAAAACAGCGCAATTTATTCTCAATGCCGGCATGGTGATCTTGGCAATTCCCATTTTGGTATTGGCGATGGGGTTATTTTTATTGTTGCGTGACGTGGATTTTACCAATGCCCATTTATTTGCCATTGTCGTTGCGTGTAACGCCTTGAGTGCCATGCCTTTCGTGCTGCGCATTTTGACTGAGCCATTCAACAACAATATGTTGTATTACGAACGCTTGTGTAATTCCCTTGGCATTGTTGGCTGGCAACGTTTTCGTCTGATTGAATGGCATGCACTTCGTACACCGATAAACTATGCGCTTGCCTTGGCATTTGCCCTTTCCTTAGGGGATTTCACGGCGATTGCGTTGTTCGGTAACCAAGAATTTACTTCGTTGCCGCATTTGTTATATCAACAATTAGGCAGTTATCGTCACCAAGAGGCCGCTGTCACTGCCGGTATTTTGCTGTTATTATGCGGCGCTATTTTCGCCTTAATTGAACATCAAAAGGAACAACATGATTCGCTTAGATAACGTATTTTTAGCTGATGATGCACTGCCGATGAGGTTTGATTTGCAAGTGGCGGCAGGGGAGCGTATTGCCATTGTTGGGCCAAGCGGTGCGGGTAAAAGTACGTTGTTAAATTTAATTGCCGGTTTTGTGTTGCCGACACAAGGCAAGATTTGGTTAAACGGTGAAAACCATACCTGTAGTGCGCCGTATGAGCGGCCTGTGTCCATGTTGTTTCAAGAGAATAATTTATTTCCGCATTTAAGCGTGCAACAAAATTTGGCATTGGGGTTAAAAACAAGCTTAAAATTGACCGCACTTGAGCAAGATCAGATCGAACGGGTTGCTGATGCGGTAGGATTAACATCCTTTTTATCCCGTTTGCCGAACAGTTTGTCGGGCGGACAAAAACAACGGGTCGCATTAGCGCGTTGTTTATTGCGCGACAAACCGATTTTATTGTTGGACGAACCGTTTTCTGCGCTCGATCCGGAATTGAGACTGGAAATGCTCAATTTGATTGATGAACTTTGCCACAGTAAAAACCTAACATTGTTGCTTGTGACCCATCAACCGTCAGAGCTGTCGGGCAAAGTGGATCGTATGCTTCGTATTGAAAATGGTCGGATAAGCCAGCAAGAAAAATGCGCTTAAAATGCACCGCACTTTTTATTTACTTTGTTTTACTTAAGGAGACCTATGTCAACCAGTACCTTACAAATTTACTCCATCACACCGCATCCAACCGCAGAATATTGGTCGGTGTGCAAAGTAGAAGCCCTATTTGAAACCCCATTTTTAGATTTGGTTTATCGTGCGGCACAAGTTCATCGCAAAAATTTCAATCCACGTGCGATTCAGCTTTCTACCTTAATGTCGATTAAAACCGGCGGTTGTCCGGAGGATTGTGGTTATTGCCCGCAATCGGCGCGTTACCATACAGGCGTCCAAAATCAAGAATTATTAAACGTGGAAGACATAGTGGCGAAAGCCAAAATCGCGAAGGCGCGTGGGGCAGGTCGTTTTTGCATGGGCGCCGCATGGCGTGGACCAAAACCGAAAGACATCGCGAAAGTAACAGAAATTATCAAAGCGGTGAAATCTCTCGGTATGGAAACGTGTGGGACTTTTGGCTTATTGCAAGATGGCATGGCGGAAGAATTAAAAGACGCGGGCTTGGATTACTACAACCACAACTTAGACACTGCACCGGAACATTACAGCGAAGTGATTGGTACACGCCGTTTTGACGATCGTATCAGCACCTTAGGTAAAGTACGCAAAGCCGGCTTAAAAGTGTGTTGCGGCGGGATTGTGGGCATGAATGAAACCCGCAAAGAACGCGCAGGACTCATTGCCAGCTTGGCGAATTTGGATCCGCAACCGGAATCCGTGCCAATCAACCAATTAGTCAAAATTGAAGGTACACCGCTTGCCGATGCAGAAGATTTGGACTGGACAGAATTTGTACGCACCATTGCCGTAGCACGCATTACCATGCCAAACAGTTACGTCCGCCTATCTGCCGGCCGCCAAGGCATGAGTGAAGAAATGCAAGCAATGTGTTTCATGGCGGGGGCTAACTCCATTTTCTACGGCGACAAACTGCTTGTGACAGGTAACCCGGAAGAAGACGGCGACCGTTTATTGATGGAAAAACTCGATTTAGAGCCGGAGACGGAAGAGAACAAGCGTTTACGTTAATGACTCGCAGAGATTTAACGCATACCATGCAATCTGCAATATATGATTAAATCAAACATAAAAACAGGTAATTTGTTTAGGTTTATTATGTATCGCAAAAAATAGGACGATTACTCGCCCTGTGGTGTTGATAGAGATTAATAAATGCATTTGACTTTGTTTTAGGTGGTATATAGGGTAGTGCACAGTAATGCGTTGTGTAGACTAATGGTAAGTCAGCGAGCAATCGCGGTATTGTGGGTTCAACTCCCACCACAGCGCGTTACAACCTTTGTTTCAATATAATTTTGTCAATCGCCTTTTCTTCGATTTCGTGCAACAAGTTGCACGCTACGGTGATTCGGGGGATGCCGTGCAGTAGATTTTTTATCTATCGTTTGGGTTTTTGAGGGAAATAAAATGATGTGGTATAGCGAAAGTGGTGCCCCCAACAGGACTTGAACCTGTGACCAATCGATTATGAGTCGACTGCTCTGACCGACTGAGCTATGGGGGCAGAAAAAGCGTTGCGGATTATAGAGAATTTTGTCGTTAAAGTCTAGGATGACAAGATTTTTAGCCGAAAAAAGTGCAGTGCGTTTTACAAAACTTTTGAAAAACGCACCGCACTTTTTAGATTTTAAACGAATTGATGTGTGCTCGTGCTGGTTGTTGTTCTGTTAGCACGTTTACGATCCATTTCCGTTAATAATTTTTTACGGATGCGGATAGATTGCGGGGTAATTTCCACCAATTCGTCATCATCAATAAATTCAATGGCTTGTTCAAGGCTGAATTTAATTGGTGTGGTTAACGCAATCGCATCATCCTTACCGGAAGCACGCATGTTGGTGAGTTTTTTCCCTTGTAAGCAGTTCACGGTTAAGTCGTTAGAACGGCTGTGAATACCGATGATTTGACCTTCGTACACTTCGGCGCCGTGATCGATCATCAGTTTGCCGCGCTCTTGCAAGCCCCATAACGCGTAAGCCAAGGCTTTACCTGTCGCATTGGAAATCAATACACCATTTTTACGTTGGCCGATTTCGCCCGGTTTCACATCATCGTAATGACTGAAACTGGAGTAAAGCAATCCGGTACCGGAAGTCATGGTCATGAATTCGTTACGGAAACCGATTAAGCCACGGCTTGGGATGACATATTCTAAACGCGTACGTCCTTTACCATCCGGCACCATGTCTTTTACTTCACCTTTGCGGATACCAAGAGCTTCCATTACCGCGCCTTGGTGTTGCTCTTCAATGTCGATGGTGACTTGTTCAAACGGTTCTTGTTTGTGTCCATCCACTTCTTTAAGGATAACTTTCGGGCGGGAGACGGCTAATTCGTAGCCTTCGCGGCGCATATTTTCGATTAACACGGATAAATGCAATTCACCACGACCGGAAACACGGAATTCATCCGGGTTTGGGGTTTCTTCTACGCGCAATGCTACGTTATGCACAAGCTCTTTGTTTAAGCGCTCTAAAATCTGACGAGATGTCACGTATTTCCCTTCTTTACCGCAGAACGGTGAGGTGTTAACGCAGAAGAACATGGTGACGGTTGGTTCATCAACGCTTAATGCCGGTAAGGCTTCTACGTTGTTGATGTCGCAAATGGTATCGGAAATGTTGAGCTCGCCAAGGCCGGTAATCGCCACGATGTCGCCTGCGCTGGCAATGTCTTCTTCGTAGCGTTGTAATCCAAGGTGTCCCAATACCTGACCGATTTTACCGGTACGGGTTTTTCCGAAACTGTCGATGATGGTCACGCTTTGGTTAGGTTTCACCGTACCACGTTTAATACGACCAATACCGATAACGCCCACATAATTGTTGTAATCAAGTTGGGAGATTTGCATTTGGAACGGTGCGTCAAGTTCCACTTTTGGTGGTTCAACGTATTTGACGATAGCTTCAAATAAAGGGGTCATATCGGCAGCTAACTCGTCGTACTCCAAACCGGCAACGCCATTTAAGGCGGAGGCGTAAATAATCGGGAAGTCTAACTGTTCGTCAGTGGCGCCAAGATTGTCGAATAAATCGAACACTTGATCCACCACCCAGTCAGGGCGTGCGCCCGGACGGTCAACTTTGTTGATGACCACGATCGGTTTTAAGCCGTGAGCAAAGGCTTTTTGCGTCACAAAACGGGTTTGTGGCATAGGGCCATCAAAGGCATCCACCACCAATAATACGGAATCCACCATGGAGAGTACGCGTTCAACTTCACCACCGAAGTCTGCGTGTCCCGGAGTATCCACAATATTAATACGGTAGCCGTTCCAATTGATGGCGGTATTTTTTGCCAAGATGGTAATTCCGCGTTCTTTTTCAATATCGTTAGAGTCCATGACGCGCTCATCGGTATCACCGCTACGGGAGGCTTCCAATGTGCCGGATTGTTGTAATAATTTATCCACTAAAGTTGTTTTGCCGTGGTCAACGTGGGCAATGATTGCGATATTACGCAGTTTGTTAATGTCTATTTGATCTGTCATTGAGAATTCTTAAGCCTAAGCTAATAATAAAAAAATAGGTAATTTTCTGACCGCACTTTTAGTTAGTGCCAAAAATGCGAAAGGCGCAGATTATACAACTTTTTCTGAGGGTCTGCTATGAATAAATGGGAGAAAATTTGAACAATAAAACGGTGGTTTTATGAAAAATAAAAAAGGCGTTTGATGAAGAAAATTCAAGTGAATGAATCAAATACTTTTATGAAATCAGGCCAGAATATGCTATTTTTATACGCATTCTTTTTCCCATTTTATCTTAATTAACCCACGTCTTAGAGGATTTACTAGTATGTCTAACGCGATTGACAATGTGTTTAAACTCATTGAAGAAAATGACATCAAATTTGTGTTACTTCGTTTTACCGATATTCAAGGCAAAGAACATGGTGTTTCTTTACCTGTGAGTTTGGTTGACGAGGATTTATTTGAAGACGGCAAAATGTTTGACGGTTCCTCTGTAGAGGGTTGGAAAGCGATCAATAAAGCCGATATGCTTTTAATGCCGATTGCAGAAACCGCCGTTGTCGATCCGTTTGCACAGATTCCAACTTTATCCCTCCGTTGTAGCATTTTTGAACCGACCACCATGCAAAGCTATGATCGTGATCCGCGTTCTATCGCACTTCGTGCAGAAAATTATATGCGTTCCACCGGTGTGGCGGATCAAGTGTTCTTCGGACCGGAACCGGAATTTTTCCTCTTTGATGATGTACGTTTCGATGTGTCGATGAACGGCAATTCTTATCAAGTGGATGATGTTGAAGCCGCGTGGAACACCAACAAGCGTTATGAAAACGGCAACAATGCCTATCGTCCGCTGAAAAAAGGCGGCTATTGCGCGGTGGCGCCGATTGATACGGCACATGATATTCGTTCCGAGATGTGTTTGTTAATGGAAGAAATGGGCTTGGTGATTGAAGCGCACCATCACGAAGTCGCCACTGCCGGTCAAAATGAAATTGCGACCAAGTTCAATACGTTAACGTTGAAAGCGGATGAAACCCAAATTTATAAATACATCGTGCGTAATGTGGCAAAGGAATATGGTAAAACCGCCTGTTTCATGCCAAAACCGATTACCGGTGATAACGGTTCGGGCATGCACTGTAATATGTCCTTGAGCAAAGACGGCAAAAATATTTTCCAAGGAGACAAATATGCAGGTCTTTCAGAGACCGCACTTTATTACATCGGCGGTATTATCAAACACGCAAAAGCGTTAAACGCCTTTACCAACCCAAGCACCAACTCTTATAAACGTTTGGTGCCGGGTTTTGAAGCACCGGTGTTATTGGCGTATTCCGCAAGTAACCGTTCGGCGTCCATTCGTATTCCTGCCGTAACCAGTCCGAAAGCTATTCGTGTGGAAGCTCGCTTCCCGGATCCGCTTGCCAATCCGTATTTAGCCTTTGCGGCGTTATTAATGGCTGGCTTAGATGGCGTGGTGAATAAAATTCGTCCGGGCGATGCCATGGACAAAAACCTCTATGATTTGCCACCGGAAGAATTAAAAGATATTCCTGCTGTCGCAAGTTCATTAGAAGAAGCATTAAACGCCTTAGAAAAGGATTTCGAATTCTTAACACAAGGCAATGTTTTCACAAAAGATTTCATTCACGCCTTCATTGGCATAAAACGCAAGGAAGTTGAACGTTTGAACATGACACCACATCCGGTCGAGTTCGAAATGTACTACTAATTTGAAAACGCGCCTTGAATATTTTCGAGGCGTCGTTTTATTCTAACGACAATAACGATTATCGTAACAACATGAAATCGCCACGAATAGGGCGATCTTTTTCACGGAAACGCAATATTAAACTCACGTTAAAGGTGTCATTATGTTAAAGAAATACCTTATTTTGACAATGTCATTCTGCTTGGTCGGTTGTGGCCTTTTTTCCTCAAAAGAGGCACCAATCCCAGCGGAATATGCCGGCGCAGGTTATTATTTGTCAGATGCGGATGCACAACGCTGGGCGTTTGACAGCAAACAGGTTGAGCAATGTATTTACCCGAACTTAACACGGATTTTACAACAACATTTTCCGAAAGAAGATGCGTATATTCATTCACAATATGTACTTTTCTATCCGCTTGAAAAAATTATCGGCGAGAAATATGTCAAAATTATTCAAAGTGATGAAAAATCTATGAATTACGCCATTTATCAATATAAAAAATTCAAATTAGATAAAGTGGATGACTTAGATAAAGCGCAATGTAACGTTTTACGCAGAAATGCGTTAGATGATTTGGAAGTGGTTAAAGGACAATATAAAAATGGGATGTTAGAAGAGAAAAAAGCAACCGAAGAAAATAAATCTTCCGATGGTGTTGCTACAAATCAAAATAAATTCTTTTTTGACATTATTAAATGGGGTTCAGCACTCCTGCTTTAACGAAAGCCATTCTCATCGGATAACAAACATGAGAACCTAATTTCCCCAATTTCAATAGGATACACAGGTGAACCGCAATCCCCCATTTTGGCTGACCGCCTTGATTATTCTCATCAGCTTGCCGCTGATTTTGCCTTTTCTATACGTCATTGTGAGAGCCATTGAGGTGGGTTGGGATCGCAGTATTGCACTACTTTGGCGACCGCATATGTGGAAGCTGTTGCGCAACACCCTGCTACTGATGGTTTGTGTCACTTTTAGCGCCATTATTCTCGGCACGGTTTGCGCCTTTTTATTGGAACGCTATCGTTTTTGGGGTAAGCCCTTTTTTCAAGTGGCAATGACGTTGCCTCTGTGTATTCCTGCCTTCGTCAGTTGTTTCACTTGGATTAGCCTGACTTTTCGCGTCGAAGGCTTTTGGGGCACGATCGGCATTATGACTTTAAGCTCCTTTCCACTTGCCTATTTGCCGGTTGCTGCCACCTTAAAACGACTGGATCGCTCATTAGAAGAAGTTAGCCTTTCTCTCGGCAAAAGTCGTCGAGACACCTTTTGGCACGCCATATTTCCGCAGTTAAAACCCGCCATCGGCAGCAGTGTTTTATTAATCGCGTTGCATATGTTGGTGGAATTCGGTGCCGTGTCGATTTTGAATTATCAAACCTTCACCACCGCCATTTTCCAAGAATATGAAATGGCCTTTAACAACAATACGGCGGCATTGTTGTCCGCTGTATTAATGGCAATTTGCGCCTTGATTGTATTCGGCGAAATTTTCTTTCGTGGGCAACAAACCCTGTACAACAGTGGCAAAGGCGTGAGCCGCCCTTATCCGGTAAAAAATTTAACAGTTGGCAAACAAGGCTTGGTGGTCATTTTTTTCCTGACTATTTTTATTCTGAGCATCGGTGTACCGCTCACCATGTTGATTTACTGGATGATCGTAGGAACCTCTCTTGAAAGTGCGGTAGATTTTTCCGCCTTTTTCGAAGCCTTCAGCAACTCTTTGTTAGTTTCCGGTTTGGGGGCTGGGCTCACCGTGCTTTGCGCTTTGCCACTCGTTTGGAGCGCCGTACGCTATCGTAGCCGCCTTACCCTGTGGATTGATCGCCTGCCGTATTTATTGCACGCCGTGCCGGGCTTGGTTATTGCGCTGTCGCTGGTGTATTTCACCATTAACTATGCGTATTCTTTCTACCAAACGTTCTTTATGGTAATTGTTGCCTATTTCATGTTGTATTTGCCGATGGCGCAAACCACGTTGCGTAGCTCTTTGGAACAAATTTCCGACAATGTCGAAAAAGTGGGACAAAGCCTTGGGCGTAGCCATTTTTATATTTTCCGCACGCTCACCATTCCCGCCATGTTGCCGGGCATTGCCGCTGCCTTTGCGTTAGTGTTTTTAAACCTGATGAAAGAACTCACTGCCACCTTATTACTCACCCCGAACGACATCAAAACCTTATCCATTGCCGTTTGGGAATACACCAGCGATGCCCAATATGCTGCTGCCACGCCTTATGCCATTATGCTCGTGTTGTTTTCCGGCATTCCGGTGTTTTTACTCAAAAAATATGGCTTTAAATAAAGGTTATGCAAGAGGTGTTGGCATTTTACCCTGCCAACGCGTCCTGTAACCGTCCTTTTTTCTGTGCTAAAACGGCTTCAGCTTGGTCTTTATCTAATCCGCTCAACAGCATCATAATCGCCAATTTAGCATTTCCATGGGTCGTGAAGAGGGTTTGTTCTGCCGTGGGTTGGTCGCACTCGGTAGCTTGCATGACAATTCGGATAGCGCGTGCTTTGAGTTTTTGATTGGTGGCTTGTACATCCACCATCAGGTTTTGATAGCACTTGCCGAGACGAATCATGGCGGCAGTGGTGAGCATATTCAGCACCATTTTTTGCGCTGTGCCGGATTTCAAACGGCTGGAACCGGTGAGGGCTTCGGGGCCGACCGCAGTGGTAATGGTAATGTCGGCAATATCACTCATGACTGCGTTCGGGTTGCTAACCAAAGAAATTGTGGTGGCGCCAAGCTGTTTGGCATACTGCAATCCGCCGATCACATAAGGCGTGCGACCACTGGCAGCGATACCCACCAGTACATCCTTGCGGCTGAAATGAATATGGCGTAAATCCTGCTCGCCTGCTTCGCGATTATCCTCCGCCCCTTCCACGGCGTTGCGTAAGGCAATTTCGCCACCGGCAATTAATCCCACCACCATGCTTGACGACACGCCAAACGTTGGTGGGCATTCGGATGCATCCAGTACGCCAAGGCGGCCGCTGGTGCCTGCACCCATGTAAACCAAGCGTCCGCCCGCCTGAAATGCCGCCACGATGTGTTCTACTGCCTGTGCGATTTGTGGCAGATTTTTCTCCACGGCGAAAGCCACTTGTTTGTCTTCATGATTTAACAGCGTAACAACCTCTAACGGCGACAAAGCATCAATATGCAAGGTGTTTGGGTTGCGTTGTTCGCTTAACATTTTTTCAAGACTATTTAATAAATTCTGTTCGCTCATGCCTGTGTCTCCGCAGGAAAAATTGCGCCTAAACTGACCGCACTTTTGGCGCCGGTCACACTTGGCAAGTTAGACGGCAGGTTATGTAAACAACGATAGGCAAGCCAAGCAAAGGCAGCGGCTTCCACATAGTCTGCATCCAAGCCTTCATCATTGGTCGGGCGGCATTGCCATTGTGGTAATAGCGCTTGTAATCGCGCCATCAGCAAGCCGTTTTTTGCACCACCGCCGCAGACCAATAAACGGCGTGGTAATGACGTTTCCAGGGGATGTAACGCAAGAGCGATGCTTTGTGCGGTAAATTCTAATAAGGTAGCTTGTACGTCTTGTGGTGGTATCTCGCCTAAAAGTGCGGTGGTTTTTTCTAATGTTTTTTCAAGCCAGGCAAGATTGAATAATTCACGTCCGGTACTTTTTGGCGGTGGGAGTTGAAAATAAGGATCTTTCAACATTTCCGCCAATAATTCTGCTCGCACGTTGCCGCTACGTGCCCATTGCCCGTCAGCATCATAAGATTTTCCGAGATGGCGCTCGATCCAACCGTCCATCAGCGCATTACCGGTACCGGTGTCGTAGCCAATAATCGGTTGATGGGGAAAGAGGATGGAAATATTGCTGATGCCGCCAATATTCAGTACCACTGTCGCCCAGTTGTCATCATAAAACCACGCTTGATGAAACGCCGGC belongs to Aggregatibacter sp. 2125159857 and includes:
- the murQ gene encoding N-acetylmuramic acid 6-phosphate etherase, which produces MSEQNLLNSLEKMLSEQRNPNTLHIDALSPLEVVTLLNHEDKQVAFAVEKNLPQIAQAVEHIVAAFQAGGRLVYMGAGTSGRLGVLDASECPPTFGVSSSMVVGLIAGGEIALRNAVEGAEDNREAGEQDLRHIHFSRKDVLVGIAASGRTPYVIGGLQYAKQLGATTISLVSNPNAVMSDIADITITTAVGPEALTGSSRLKSGTAQKMVLNMLTTAAMIRLGKCYQNLMVDVQATNQKLKARAIRIVMQATECDQPTAEQTLFTTHGNAKLAIMMLLSGLDKDQAEAVLAQKKGRLQDALAG
- a CDS encoding anhydro-N-acetylmuramic acid kinase — encoded protein: MQQEYYLGIMSGTSLDGVDIALMTFGEKTQFIAAQFTPMPADLRQDLLQLISQGNSTLQRLGELDQRLALLYAEAVNHFLTRHQLQPQQICALGCHGQTVWHAPQGNFPFTMQLGDMNLLAARTGIDVVGDFRRKDMAFGGQGAPLVPAFHQAWFYDDNWATVVLNIGGISNISILFPHQPIIGYDTGTGNALMDGWIERHLGKSYDADGQWARSGNVRAELLAEMLKDPYFQLPPPKSTGRELFNLAWLEKTLEKTTALLGEIPPQDVQATLLEFTAQSIALALHPLETSLPRRLLVCGGGAKNGLLMARLQALLPQWQCRPTNDEGLDADYVEAAAFAWLAYRCLHNLPSNLPSVTGAKSAVSLGAIFPAETQA